From a region of the Stenotrophomonas sp. BIO128-Bstrain genome:
- a CDS encoding cysteine dioxygenase family protein, with the protein MQDQCNPFPPFHGRDRLIAAVDHAVQHEHAHQIATTLRSALREAIADSRIQLPACVHRPIQDHYARRELYRSPVHGYSIVAMSWGPGQGTPLHDHSGLWCVEGVWMGQLEITQYQLLERDGERFRFRPEAAVVGDCGSAGSLIPPHEYHTIRNTSDAELAISVHVYQGEMTRSAIFEPEADGWYQRRVQVMETDAA; encoded by the coding sequence ATGCAAGACCAATGCAACCCGTTTCCGCCGTTCCATGGCCGCGATCGATTGATCGCCGCGGTCGACCATGCGGTGCAGCACGAGCACGCGCACCAGATCGCCACCACGCTGCGCTCGGCGTTGCGTGAGGCGATCGCCGACAGCCGGATCCAGCTGCCGGCCTGCGTGCATCGCCCCATCCAGGACCACTACGCGCGCCGAGAGCTGTACCGCAGCCCCGTGCACGGCTACAGCATCGTGGCGATGAGCTGGGGGCCGGGGCAGGGCACGCCGCTGCATGACCACAGCGGGCTGTGGTGCGTGGAGGGCGTGTGGATGGGCCAGCTGGAAATCACCCAGTACCAGCTGCTGGAGCGTGACGGCGAGCGGTTTCGCTTCCGCCCCGAAGCAGCCGTGGTGGGCGATTGTGGCAGCGCCGGCAGCCTGATCCCGCCGCACGAGTACCACACCATCCGCAATACCAGCGATGCGGAGCTGGCGATCTCGGTGCACGTCTATCAGGGCGAGATGACCCGTAGTGCCATCTTCGAACCCGAGGCCGATGGCTGGTACCAGCGCCGCGTGCAGGTGATGGAAACCGACGCGGCCTAG
- a CDS encoding carboxylesterase/lipase family protein, with the protein MTDTPADLQRRRFLRDSARYALMLGATSLPLLPAFAGVPGPRHDAAPLARVRSGRLRGQLEQGVNVFRGIPYGADTAPRRFQPAVQESAWRGVRDALAYGNAAPQGGNEGPGSEDCLYLNVWTPALRDGGKRPIVFYIHGGAYNNGSGSDPLYDGSALCRRGDVVVVTVNHRLNVFGYLYLAQLGDARFADSGNVGQLDLVQALQWVRQHAPEFGGDAGNITVVGQSGGGAKIATLMAMPAARGLFQRAWTMSGQQVTAAGPRAATQRAQIAMQAVGAADAEALRTMPMEALLAATRARDPSRVENSSLYVGPVLDGRSLPVHPFWPEAPAQSAGIPMVIGNTHDETRAFLGNDPANFALTWETLPAKLEKEQYVDLLPSVVIAEYRRLYPHYTPSEVFFAATTAGRSWRGAVEELEARARQGAPTWAYQLDWSSPLDGGRFGAFHTLDIPLVFDNIDRPGSRTGNGEEASRVAATMSEALIAFARHGDPNHGGLPRWQTYSINRRETMLFDATSQQADDPRGGERRLYQQAPFIQRGTF; encoded by the coding sequence ATGACTGATACCCCCGCCGATCTTCAACGGCGTCGTTTCCTGCGCGACAGTGCGCGCTACGCACTCATGCTCGGTGCTACCAGCCTGCCGCTGTTGCCGGCCTTTGCCGGGGTGCCCGGCCCGCGCCACGATGCCGCGCCGCTGGCGCGTGTACGCAGCGGGCGCCTGCGCGGGCAGCTCGAGCAGGGCGTGAATGTGTTCCGCGGCATTCCCTACGGCGCCGATACCGCGCCACGACGCTTCCAGCCGGCCGTGCAGGAATCGGCCTGGCGTGGCGTGCGTGATGCACTGGCGTACGGCAATGCCGCGCCGCAGGGCGGTAACGAAGGGCCGGGCAGCGAGGACTGCCTCTACCTCAACGTGTGGACCCCGGCGCTGCGCGACGGCGGCAAGCGGCCGATCGTGTTCTATATCCATGGCGGTGCCTACAACAACGGCTCGGGCAGCGACCCGCTGTATGACGGCAGCGCGTTGTGCCGGCGTGGCGACGTGGTCGTGGTCACGGTCAACCATCGGCTCAACGTGTTCGGTTACCTGTACCTGGCGCAGCTGGGCGATGCGCGCTTCGCCGATTCGGGCAATGTCGGCCAGCTCGATCTGGTCCAGGCGCTGCAGTGGGTACGCCAGCACGCGCCGGAGTTCGGTGGCGATGCGGGCAACATCACCGTGGTCGGCCAATCCGGTGGCGGGGCGAAGATCGCCACGCTGATGGCGATGCCGGCCGCACGCGGCCTGTTCCAGCGCGCGTGGACGATGAGCGGGCAGCAGGTCACCGCTGCCGGCCCGCGTGCGGCCACCCAGCGCGCGCAGATCGCGATGCAGGCCGTGGGGGCGGCCGATGCCGAGGCGCTGCGCACGATGCCGATGGAAGCGCTGCTGGCCGCCACCCGTGCACGCGATCCCTCGCGCGTGGAGAACAGCAGCCTGTACGTGGGCCCCGTGCTGGACGGTCGCTCGCTGCCGGTGCATCCGTTCTGGCCGGAGGCGCCGGCACAGTCCGCCGGAATCCCGATGGTGATCGGCAACACCCACGATGAAACCCGCGCCTTCCTCGGCAACGACCCGGCCAACTTCGCCCTGACCTGGGAGACGCTGCCGGCCAAGCTGGAAAAAGAGCAGTACGTGGACCTGCTGCCCTCGGTGGTGATCGCCGAGTACCGCCGCCTGTATCCGCACTACACGCCTTCGGAGGTGTTCTTCGCCGCCACCACCGCCGGTCGTTCATGGCGCGGTGCGGTGGAGGAACTGGAAGCGCGTGCACGCCAGGGCGCACCCACCTGGGCTTATCAACTCGATTGGAGCTCGCCGCTGGACGGCGGCAGGTTCGGTGCGTTCCACACCCTGGATATCCCGCTGGTGTTCGACAACATCGACCGCCCCGGTTCGCGCACCGGCAACGGCGAGGAAGCCAGCCGCGTGGCGGCCACGATGAGCGAGGCCCTGATCGCCTTCGCCCGCCATGGCGATCCGAATCATGGCGGACTGCCACGCTGGCAGACCTATTCGATCAACCGCCGCGAAACGATGCTGTTCGATGCCACCTCACAGCAGGCCGACGACCCGCGCGGTGGCGAGCGTCGTCTCTATCAGCAGGCCCCCTTCATCCAACGAGGCACATTCTGA
- a CDS encoding rhamnogalacturonan acetylesterase: protein MSAAQAAVDPAVMDRPAPTPIRASKIVLVGDSTTAVQGGWGPAFCARHVTSFLTCTNLARGGRSTYNYRAEGSWALAEAEMRMPGYAQTWVLIQFGHNDQPGKPGRSTDLQREFPDNLRRYVREVRAAGAQPVLLTPLTRRQFADGVLIDDLAPWAEAVRTVARELEVPLVDLHARSRAVVQALGPVASMPLAQAAATPAQVSAALGGTTVGAAPVAGAPVAQNNAATEPMGQAKVAFDYTHLGPDGAALFATLVTEELARQVPSLRPLLIP, encoded by the coding sequence ATGAGCGCGGCGCAGGCCGCCGTGGATCCGGCGGTGATGGACCGCCCGGCACCGACCCCGATCCGCGCCAGCAAGATCGTGCTGGTCGGCGATTCCACCACGGCCGTGCAGGGCGGCTGGGGGCCGGCGTTCTGCGCACGGCACGTGACCTCGTTCCTGACCTGCACCAACCTCGCCCGCGGCGGCCGCAGCACCTACAACTACCGTGCCGAAGGCTCGTGGGCGCTGGCCGAGGCGGAGATGCGCATGCCGGGCTATGCGCAGACCTGGGTACTGATCCAGTTCGGCCACAACGACCAGCCAGGCAAGCCGGGCCGCTCCACCGATCTGCAGCGCGAGTTCCCGGACAATCTGCGCCGCTACGTGCGCGAGGTCCGCGCCGCCGGTGCACAGCCGGTGCTGCTGACCCCGTTGACCCGCCGCCAGTTCGCCGACGGCGTGCTGATCGATGATCTGGCCCCGTGGGCCGAGGCCGTGCGCACTGTTGCGCGGGAACTGGAGGTGCCGCTGGTCGACCTCCACGCACGCAGCCGCGCGGTGGTGCAGGCACTTGGGCCGGTAGCCTCGATGCCGCTGGCACAGGCGGCCGCCACGCCTGCGCAGGTGAGTGCGGCGCTGGGCGGTACGACCGTGGGCGCAGCGCCCGTCGCTGGCGCACCCGTCGCGCAGAACAACGCCGCCACCGAGCCCATGGGGCAGGCCAAGGTCGCCTTTGATTACACCCATCTGGGCCCGGACGGCGCGGCGCTGTTCGCCACGCTGGTCACCGAGGAACTCGCCCGTCAGGTTCCCTCGTTGCGGCCGCTGCTGATTCCCTGA
- a CDS encoding LamG-like jellyroll fold domain-containing protein yields the protein MHRVVAASIRPSRLSASLLALLLAGSGTAWAQTAPQLLFHVSADQGLQADTAAGDPVPNFVDKVKRVPDGAHGSAIEWADDGVLSWNAPGNIQAQRGTLGFFWRSRYAVGEAPFVIFRVGYADHSSWDMAWLRIDWNGHGFDAFVTDANLARTRVSFKLDQNPSPQQWQHIAFGWDENHGVRLYVDGKEVARQETTADYDAALDQLGLAGRVMAPYQVQSRYNFLRGSDFDEIRVYDRLLDPAGMAALARNAAPTTAVAAPDPMRAWRHRHGWDATPPPALSAPTTTIRKIEFADTKDHKQWMWKATDGIAETTWPGVYNRSRLAGRDDYFQLPDWNTYVEGGQQLDLTLPAGETVNRIEVRGAAFGGLSHSVDGQPAQTLFQRPQGVVRSVNSIPAQDGGVLHFRNTAQETPIQEIWAYQVSDAAEPEGTVKQRYLIDSQALPDYTNIAALREYIDGRYPAAERSTVMALPKGAGSRKRTADTLPAQPLPIVHVLIPSGVSDAPAAQPLIRSWAHSWENMHDGLDGIAIDLPKLDLPATQDGLIPLNIRIKDPIWPARDMIDVSVSVKPGQKRTLWLDLRDRILTADSLWISIASAAPGFNATSLDGAEIRMVYKDREEAKKEHIADRFNQVRDNWGFLVEEHTTSKRQRLYARVYADLSDLLRVDPDHELGRLYWNYISYNSQGKPPFTQPDAPKGVPLWAFRQTEDLKYVRRFIDWWIDNRQIAYGDFGGGISDDSDLTQQWPGLALMGVQPDKLNASLTALSDAVYRNGMFSNGLSTIETDELHAYEEGINTNSAMLYLNWGDPLTVERLMETVKAFDERIILPNPQGHLLFSSNWFGGNKVYREPNWQWQKPYSFPVLHPAFLIGQYNADPTGRKLVTGLADSYLAHAYTDDKGRWALPNEIHWATGKTRGGELNNGSGSGDIMHTFWAAWRWTGDDKYLKALDYRVERGGPGALSNLGENYVEALGRGAEWNPRFISDADGGNTGFSSLMAWQATGDKKYLEALHADGIQAKAQREYMNTEGHWWSDRVEAPSEFLQRARLGGIALKRNQSWPGHTVSWRFAQPDAAEQVALLVHAPSPDRFKVIAYNLGTRAVDAEMSTWNVTAGQWRMTSGVDRDGDDRIDGKATTRDLALERSASTTLRFAPGQSQVFEFELVQAGTPVEQRADLGIGRGDVRVEDGQVQVTVHSLGHVATSLGVAVLEDAKGRELARVEIPSLPAPSDLVPKTTTISLPLPAGDHRGLRVRVMQADGAAEVTQRNNLVVLDR from the coding sequence ATGCATCGCGTTGTCGCCGCCTCGATCCGCCCCTCCCGCCTGTCCGCCAGCCTGCTGGCGCTGCTGCTTGCGGGCAGTGGCACCGCCTGGGCGCAGACCGCGCCCCAGCTGCTGTTCCACGTGTCGGCCGACCAGGGCCTGCAGGCCGATACCGCCGCAGGCGACCCGGTCCCCAACTTCGTGGACAAGGTGAAGCGGGTGCCCGACGGGGCGCATGGCAGTGCGATCGAATGGGCCGATGACGGCGTGCTGTCGTGGAATGCCCCCGGCAACATCCAGGCCCAACGCGGTACGCTGGGCTTCTTCTGGCGTTCGCGCTACGCGGTGGGTGAAGCACCGTTCGTGATCTTCCGGGTTGGTTATGCCGACCACAGCAGCTGGGACATGGCCTGGCTGCGCATCGACTGGAACGGCCACGGCTTCGATGCCTTCGTCACCGATGCCAACCTGGCGCGCACCCGCGTGTCGTTCAAGCTCGACCAGAACCCCTCGCCGCAGCAGTGGCAGCACATCGCCTTCGGCTGGGACGAAAACCACGGCGTGCGCCTGTACGTGGACGGCAAAGAGGTTGCCCGCCAGGAGACCACCGCCGACTACGACGCCGCACTCGATCAGCTCGGCCTGGCCGGACGCGTGATGGCGCCCTACCAGGTGCAGAGCCGCTACAACTTCCTGCGTGGCAGCGATTTCGACGAGATCCGCGTCTACGACCGTCTGCTCGATCCGGCCGGCATGGCCGCACTGGCCCGGAATGCTGCCCCGACCACGGCCGTGGCCGCGCCTGACCCGATGCGCGCCTGGCGCCATCGCCATGGGTGGGACGCCACGCCGCCGCCGGCACTGAGTGCCCCGACCACCACGATCCGCAAAATCGAATTCGCCGATACCAAGGACCACAAGCAGTGGATGTGGAAGGCGACCGACGGCATCGCCGAGACCACCTGGCCGGGCGTCTACAACCGCTCGCGGCTGGCCGGGCGGGATGATTACTTCCAGCTGCCGGACTGGAATACCTATGTCGAGGGTGGCCAGCAGCTCGACCTGACCCTGCCGGCCGGTGAAACCGTCAACCGCATCGAAGTGCGCGGTGCAGCGTTTGGCGGGCTCAGCCACAGCGTGGACGGCCAGCCGGCACAGACCCTGTTCCAGCGCCCGCAGGGCGTGGTCCGCAGCGTCAACAGCATTCCAGCCCAGGACGGCGGCGTGCTGCACTTCCGCAATACCGCGCAGGAAACCCCGATCCAGGAAATCTGGGCCTACCAGGTCAGCGACGCCGCCGAGCCGGAGGGCACGGTGAAGCAGCGCTACCTGATCGACAGCCAGGCGCTGCCGGATTACACCAACATCGCCGCACTGCGCGAGTACATCGACGGCCGCTACCCGGCGGCCGAACGCAGCACGGTGATGGCGCTGCCCAAGGGCGCCGGCTCGCGCAAGCGCACGGCCGACACGCTGCCCGCGCAGCCGCTGCCGATCGTGCACGTGCTGATTCCCTCCGGCGTGAGCGACGCGCCGGCCGCGCAGCCGCTGATCCGCAGCTGGGCACACAGCTGGGAGAACATGCATGACGGCCTGGATGGCATCGCCATCGATCTGCCCAAGCTGGATCTGCCGGCCACGCAGGACGGCCTGATCCCGCTCAACATCCGCATCAAGGACCCGATCTGGCCGGCGCGCGACATGATCGACGTGTCGGTCTCGGTCAAGCCGGGCCAGAAGCGCACCCTGTGGCTGGACCTGCGCGATCGCATCCTGACCGCCGACAGCCTGTGGATCTCCATCGCCTCTGCGGCGCCCGGCTTCAACGCGACCTCGCTGGATGGGGCGGAAATCCGCATGGTCTACAAGGACCGCGAGGAGGCGAAGAAGGAACACATCGCCGACCGCTTCAATCAGGTACGCGACAACTGGGGCTTCCTGGTCGAAGAGCACACCACCTCCAAGCGCCAGCGCCTGTATGCGCGCGTCTATGCCGACCTCAGCGATCTGCTGCGCGTCGATCCGGACCACGAACTGGGCCGGCTGTACTGGAACTACATCAGCTACAACAGCCAGGGCAAACCGCCGTTCACCCAGCCCGACGCGCCCAAGGGCGTACCGCTGTGGGCCTTCCGCCAGACCGAAGACCTCAAGTACGTACGCCGCTTCATCGACTGGTGGATCGACAACCGCCAGATCGCCTATGGCGACTTCGGCGGCGGCATCTCCGACGACTCCGACCTGACCCAGCAGTGGCCTGGGCTGGCGCTGATGGGCGTGCAGCCGGACAAGCTCAACGCCTCGCTGACCGCACTGTCCGACGCGGTGTACCGCAATGGCATGTTCAGCAACGGCTTGAGCACCATCGAGACCGACGAGCTGCATGCCTACGAGGAAGGCATCAACACCAACAGCGCGATGCTCTACCTCAACTGGGGTGATCCGCTCACCGTCGAGCGCCTGATGGAAACGGTGAAGGCCTTCGATGAACGCATCATCCTGCCCAATCCGCAGGGGCATCTGCTGTTCTCCAGCAACTGGTTCGGCGGCAACAAGGTCTACCGCGAGCCGAACTGGCAGTGGCAGAAACCGTACTCCTTCCCGGTGCTGCACCCGGCGTTCCTGATCGGGCAGTACAACGCCGACCCGACCGGCCGAAAGCTGGTCACCGGCCTGGCCGACAGCTACCTGGCCCACGCCTACACCGACGACAAGGGGCGCTGGGCGCTGCCGAACGAGATCCACTGGGCGACCGGCAAGACCCGCGGCGGCGAGCTCAACAACGGCTCAGGCAGCGGCGACATCATGCATACCTTCTGGGCGGCATGGCGCTGGACCGGCGATGACAAGTACCTCAAGGCGCTGGACTACCGCGTGGAGCGCGGTGGCCCGGGTGCCTTGTCCAACCTGGGCGAGAACTACGTCGAGGCGCTGGGCCGCGGTGCCGAGTGGAACCCGCGCTTCATCAGCGATGCCGACGGTGGCAACACCGGCTTCTCCAGTCTGATGGCGTGGCAGGCCACCGGCGACAAGAAGTACCTGGAGGCATTGCACGCTGATGGCATCCAGGCCAAGGCGCAGCGCGAATACATGAACACCGAAGGGCACTGGTGGTCTGACCGTGTCGAAGCGCCGAGCGAATTCCTGCAGCGCGCGCGGTTGGGCGGTATCGCGCTCAAGCGCAACCAGAGCTGGCCCGGCCACACCGTGAGCTGGCGCTTCGCCCAGCCGGACGCGGCCGAACAGGTGGCGCTGCTGGTGCACGCGCCTTCGCCGGACCGCTTCAAGGTGATCGCCTACAACCTGGGCACGCGCGCGGTGGACGCGGAGATGAGCACCTGGAACGTCACCGCCGGGCAATGGCGGATGACCAGCGGCGTGGACCGCGACGGCGATGACCGGATCGACGGCAAGGCGACCACGCGCGATCTGGCGCTGGAACGCAGCGCCTCGACCACGCTGCGCTTCGCGCCGGGGCAGAGCCAGGTGTTCGAGTTCGAGCTGGTGCAGGCCGGCACGCCGGTCGAGCAGCGGGCCGACCTCGGCATCGGGCGGGGCGATGTGCGCGTGGAGGACGGCCAGGTGCAGGTGACCGTGCACAGCCTGGGCCACGTCGCGACCAGCCTGGGCGTGGCGGTGCTGGAAGATGCCAAGGGCCGTGAGCTTGCCCGGGTCGAGATACCCAGCCTGCCTGCGCCGAGCGATCTGGTGCCGAAAACCACCACGATCAGCCTGCCGCTGCCGGCGGGGGATCACCGTGGGCTGCGCGTGCGTGTCATGCAGGCCGATGGCGCCGCCGAGGTGACCCAGCGCAACAACCTGGTGGTGCTGGACCGGTAG
- a CDS encoding alpha/beta hydrolase produces the protein MRRPLVLSLFPFLLLACGLARAAEHAVPDTEPAAGAADRIALWPAGEVPGEAGPASVPNVVERSHDPALPDRYIDNVSAPYLVVYRPPRPNGSALLVVPGGGYQRIVLDKEGTALVPAFVEQGGVTLFVLRYRLPAGRSDRQAALADAQRAMRVIRADASRWQIDPQRVGVMGFSAGGHVAARLSNGFDAPVYPHRDAIDALSARPDVALLIYPVIDMGAHAHTGSRARLLGPHPDAALQARFSMQEQVRTDTPPTFLVHAQDDTVVSVDNSLVYYQALRRAGVATEMHLFPFGGHGFGVRIPAGLTAAQWPELALRWIPSRHTEPARHD, from the coding sequence ATGCGCCGCCCCCTAGTGTTGTCATTGTTCCCTTTCTTGCTGCTGGCCTGCGGCCTCGCGCGCGCAGCCGAGCATGCCGTGCCGGACACCGAGCCGGCCGCTGGCGCGGCGGACCGGATCGCGTTGTGGCCGGCGGGCGAGGTGCCGGGCGAAGCCGGCCCGGCCAGCGTGCCCAACGTGGTGGAGCGCAGCCATGATCCCGCCCTGCCGGATCGCTACATCGACAACGTCAGTGCGCCCTACCTGGTGGTGTACCGGCCACCGCGCCCGAACGGCAGCGCGTTGCTGGTGGTGCCTGGCGGCGGCTACCAGCGCATCGTGCTCGACAAGGAAGGCACTGCCCTGGTGCCGGCGTTCGTCGAGCAGGGCGGGGTGACCCTGTTCGTGCTGCGCTACCGGCTGCCCGCCGGCCGCAGTGATCGCCAGGCCGCCCTGGCCGATGCGCAGCGCGCGATGCGGGTGATCCGCGCGGATGCTTCGCGCTGGCAGATCGATCCGCAGCGCGTCGGGGTAATGGGGTTTTCGGCCGGCGGCCACGTCGCGGCACGGCTGAGCAATGGCTTCGATGCACCGGTCTATCCCCATCGCGATGCCATCGATGCGCTCAGCGCACGCCCGGATGTCGCTTTGCTGATCTACCCGGTGATCGACATGGGCGCGCACGCGCATACCGGCTCGCGTGCGCGCCTGCTTGGCCCGCACCCCGATGCCGCGCTGCAGGCACGGTTCTCGATGCAGGAGCAGGTCCGCACCGATACGCCGCCGACCTTCCTGGTGCATGCGCAGGACGACACCGTGGTCTCGGTCGACAACAGCCTGGTGTATTACCAGGCGCTGCGGCGCGCCGGCGTCGCCACCGAAATGCATCTGTTCCCGTTCGGCGGCCACGGCTTCGGCGTGCGCATCCCGGCCGGTTTGACCGCCGCGCAGTGGCCCGAGCTGGCCCTGCGCTGGATCCCCTCGCGCCACACGGAGCCCGCGCGCCATGACTGA
- a CDS encoding PhzF family phenazine biosynthesis protein, producing the protein MPTLPFQQVNVFSRDPLRGNPLAVVLDAESIDDTRMAAFAHWTNLSETTFLLPPTDPQADYRVRIFTTLEELPFAGHPTLGSCHAWLAHGGVPKGEEIVQECGIGLVRIRRSAAGLAFLAPPLLRGDALAPDLREQVRRGLGVATQDVVDARWADNGTGWLALRLRDRAAVLAIQPDYAQLQGLKVGVFGPWQADDGDEAQYESRAFIAGDGAPEDPATGSLNAGIARWLLSTGEAPERYVISQGTAMGRAGRLRVERVGEALWIGGDCVTCIEGQVTL; encoded by the coding sequence ATGCCTACGCTGCCGTTCCAACAGGTCAATGTCTTCAGCCGGGATCCCCTGCGCGGCAATCCGCTGGCCGTGGTGCTTGATGCCGAGAGCATCGACGACACGCGCATGGCCGCGTTCGCGCACTGGACCAACCTGAGCGAGACCACCTTCCTGCTGCCGCCTACCGATCCGCAGGCGGACTATCGCGTGCGCATCTTCACCACGCTGGAAGAACTCCCGTTCGCCGGGCATCCCACGCTGGGCAGCTGTCATGCCTGGCTGGCCCATGGCGGCGTGCCCAAGGGCGAAGAGATCGTGCAGGAGTGCGGCATCGGCCTGGTGCGGATCCGCCGCAGCGCGGCGGGCCTGGCGTTCCTGGCGCCGCCGCTGCTGCGGGGCGACGCATTGGCGCCGGACCTGCGTGAACAGGTGCGACGCGGGCTCGGCGTGGCAACGCAGGACGTGGTGGACGCGCGCTGGGCGGACAACGGTACCGGCTGGCTGGCCCTGCGCCTGCGTGACCGCGCCGCGGTGCTGGCGATCCAGCCGGATTACGCGCAGCTGCAGGGGCTGAAGGTCGGCGTGTTCGGGCCGTGGCAGGCCGACGATGGCGACGAGGCCCAGTACGAAAGCCGCGCCTTCATTGCCGGTGACGGCGCACCGGAGGACCCGGCCACCGGCAGCCTCAATGCCGGCATCGCGCGCTGGCTGCTGAGCACCGGCGAGGCGCCGGAGCGCTATGTGATCAGCCAGGGCACCGCCATGGGCCGTGCTGGGCGGCTGCGGGTAGAGCGCGTGGGCGAAGCACTGTGGATCGGCGGGGACTGCGTGACCTGCATCGAGGGGCAGGTCACGCTGTGA